One Methylosinus sp. LW4 genomic region harbors:
- a CDS encoding TadE/TadG family type IV pilus assembly protein, which translates to MSRPPRNDGGVALVEFALIAPVALMLTLGAFEATRLIRASWKVRLAAQTLADLVSQQTSISTTIMSNLCSGAQMTLSPLTSSGFTAAVTSVVYSSSGRTKDWQDTSCGSAAATTNAPTLAATYTPTSGDSAIVVQATYAYKAPVAYVLPSTFSFSAIAVAKPRNGTKVSHD; encoded by the coding sequence ATGAGCCGCCCGCCTCGAAACGACGGCGGCGTCGCGCTCGTCGAATTCGCGCTGATCGCGCCGGTCGCTCTCATGCTCACTCTCGGCGCCTTCGAGGCGACGCGGCTCATTCGCGCGAGCTGGAAAGTGCGACTGGCGGCGCAGACCTTGGCCGATCTCGTCTCCCAGCAGACGAGCATCTCGACGACGATCATGTCCAATCTCTGCTCGGGCGCGCAAATGACGCTGTCGCCGCTGACGAGCTCGGGCTTCACAGCCGCGGTGACGAGCGTCGTCTATTCGAGCAGCGGCCGGACGAAGGACTGGCAGGACACGAGCTGCGGATCCGCCGCCGCGACGACCAACGCCCCGACTCTGGCGGCGACCTACACGCCCACATCCGGCGACAGCGCCATAGTGGTGCAGGCGACCTACGCCTACAAGGCGCCCGTCGCCTATGTGCTGCCGTCGACCTTCTCATTCTCGGCGATCGCGGTCGCCAAGCCACGCAACGGCACGAAGGTGAGCCATGACTGA
- a CDS encoding pilus assembly protein TadG-related protein gives MTEKKSTFARFRADRRGAAVLLFAAVLLPLALLIGAGVNLASAFAIRSRLQNAVDQAALAGATAYVSSSTSAAAVTAAKAYMAGAVALLPSASASVSYSATTSTAASSSSTTAYIVTVTASATAKSQMLGAIMANAPISVTATAKNFVYTASIALSQFNSSALDANTLYYYIVPSDGSAPSTSNLTKLFSNTGGSTSGTIKVTLTAGQKLGLALYNVTGGRSGYGSNGYGGAQGSTHYFYSHLSPPSKSAYPTVTKNCSLQVVTSLSSLVSGSCLSSLPSYAALNCAAAAGKTLYYAWNDMGGNTDDYDYNDAVMSVTCAANDATAQATGVLLTN, from the coding sequence ATGACTGAAAAAAAATCGACATTCGCCCGCTTCCGCGCGGATCGCCGCGGCGCGGCCGTCCTGCTGTTCGCCGCCGTGCTGCTGCCGCTCGCTCTGCTGATCGGGGCCGGCGTCAATCTGGCGAGCGCCTTCGCGATTCGCTCCCGATTGCAGAACGCCGTCGATCAGGCGGCCTTGGCGGGCGCGACGGCCTATGTCTCCTCCTCGACCAGCGCCGCCGCGGTCACGGCCGCCAAAGCCTATATGGCCGGCGCCGTCGCGCTGCTGCCCAGCGCCTCGGCCTCCGTCAGCTATTCGGCGACGACATCGACAGCCGCCTCCAGCAGCTCGACCACCGCCTATATCGTCACGGTGACGGCCTCGGCCACGGCCAAGAGCCAGATGCTGGGCGCCATCATGGCCAATGCGCCGATATCGGTGACGGCGACCGCGAAAAACTTCGTCTATACGGCGAGCATCGCCCTATCGCAGTTCAACTCCAGCGCCTTGGACGCCAACACGCTCTACTATTACATCGTGCCGAGCGACGGCTCGGCGCCCTCGACCTCCAATCTCACCAAGCTGTTCAGCAACACCGGCGGCTCTACTTCCGGCACGATCAAGGTGACGCTCACCGCGGGCCAGAAATTGGGACTGGCCCTCTACAATGTCACCGGCGGACGCAGCGGCTACGGGTCCAACGGCTATGGCGGCGCGCAGGGCTCGACGCATTATTTCTATTCGCATCTGTCGCCGCCGAGCAAATCGGCCTATCCGACCGTGACGAAAAACTGCAGCCTTCAGGTCGTCACCAGCCTGTCGTCGCTGGTCAGCGGCTCCTGCCTCTCCTCTTTGCCGAGCTATGCGGCGCTCAATTGTGCGGCGGCGGCGGGCAAGACGCTCTATTACGCCTGGAACGACATGGGCGGAAACACCGACGACTACGACTATAACGACGCCGTCATGTCGGTGACATGCGCCGCCAATGATGCGACCGCGCAGGCCACCGGCGTTCTGCTGACCAATTGA
- a CDS encoding sterol desaturase family protein, whose product MSLEPFGYIPLSLLAWAAQMVAFHGIGYAFEWCDSTGRLKRFKVRELDRMSYRELLPRVLLNQTTILLPSMLAVEYFGLGFLGAPHLTWTALVLTMIGMLIGHDIVQYVAHRHLLHHPALMNRLGHALHHQTGASKAISACYQSGADFFFEIVLPYLLPLVLVGGGGASVAFHLWTTSLGALGGLYEHSGYDFGLAFRDPAATGWRKRLNAALEHLTSSAAHGFHHTRGNVSFSDGFGTPGICDTLFKTRWDLVPERARRRERAAATSA is encoded by the coding sequence ATGTCGCTCGAGCCATTCGGATATATTCCTCTCTCCCTTCTCGCCTGGGCTGCGCAAATGGTCGCGTTCCACGGGATCGGCTACGCATTCGAATGGTGTGATTCGACCGGTCGGCTGAAGCGCTTCAAGGTGCGCGAGCTCGATCGCATGAGCTATCGTGAGCTGCTGCCGCGTGTCTTGCTCAACCAGACGACGATTCTTCTGCCCTCCATGCTGGCGGTGGAATATTTCGGCCTCGGCTTTCTCGGCGCGCCGCATCTGACCTGGACCGCGCTCGTCCTGACCATGATCGGCATGCTGATCGGCCATGACATCGTGCAATATGTCGCGCATCGCCATTTGCTGCATCATCCGGCGCTGATGAACCGGCTCGGACATGCGCTGCATCACCAGACCGGCGCCAGCAAGGCGATCAGCGCCTGCTATCAGTCCGGCGCGGATTTCTTCTTCGAGATCGTGCTGCCCTATCTTCTGCCGCTGGTTCTCGTCGGCGGCGGCGGCGCCAGCGTCGCTTTCCATCTGTGGACGACGAGCCTCGGCGCGCTCGGCGGGCTCTATGAGCATTCCGGCTATGATTTCGGCCTCGCCTTCCGCGATCCGGCGGCGACCGGCTGGCGCAAGCGGCTCAACGCCGCGCTGGAGCATCTCACCTCCAGCGCGGCGCACGGCTTCCACCATACGCGTGGCAATGTGAGCTTTTCCGACGGCTTCGGCACCCCGGGCATTTGCGACACCCTGTTCAAGACGCGTTGGGATCTGGTGCCGGAGCGCGCGCGCCGGAGAGAGCGCGCGGCGGCGACGTCGGCCTGA
- a CDS encoding DUF167 domain-containing protein, producing the protein MTRKSAEDERFFWWEGETLVVNILGRPAASRDAIGKPRGHQLEVSVTTAPRRGRATDHMVRFLAGEFGVAPSAIEVVFGRMNVNKQLRIAAPQKLPGPFRRA; encoded by the coding sequence ATGACGCGCAAATCGGCGGAGGACGAGCGCTTTTTCTGGTGGGAAGGCGAGACGCTGGTGGTCAACATATTGGGACGGCCGGCCGCCAGTCGCGACGCCATCGGCAAGCCCAGAGGCCATCAGCTCGAGGTCAGCGTGACCACGGCGCCGCGGCGAGGCCGGGCGACCGATCACATGGTCCGCTTTCTCGCCGGCGAGTTCGGCGTCGCTCCCTCGGCGATCGAAGTCGTGTTCGGACGCATGAACGTCAACAAGCAATTGCGGATCGCCGCGCCACAGAAGCTTCCAGGCCCGTTCCGCAGAGCCTGA